The window GCCCCGTGATGTATATCAGCAATACGGCAATATGCTGGACTGGAGAAACTCTGTTGGTACCGGACCATACATGCTGGTGGATGTTGTTCCTGATAGTACCGGCACCTTCATCAGGAATCCTAATTACTGGCAGACGGACCCTGTTGGCCCGGGGAAAGATAACCAGTTACCCTACCCTGATGGCATCAAGTTTTTCCTCATAAAAGATAAGTCTACGCGTTTGGCGGCATTTCGTACCGGTAAGATTGACCTTATTGGCGAGGGGACGAATACACTTCTGTTAGAGGATGTTGCTAGTTTAGAGACAAGCGTTCGTAACCTGTCAAAGAAGAATGTCCCCGGGTCTCCCTACGGCGTAAGATTTAGAATGGACCGGCCGGAGGCCCCTTATTTTGATATCAGGGTACGACAGGCGTTGAATATGGCAATAGACCGCGAAGCTATAGTGAGGGACTACTATCAAGGTAATGGTTTGCCAACTGACTACCCGATACAGTCTTTCCGGATTTGGATTAGTATGGGAGTAGACCGACCGTTTGAGGAGTGGCCTGAAGAGTACCGGGAGCGTTATGTATATAACCCGGAAAAAGCGAAACAGCTGCTGACTGAAGCTGGATATTCCGATGGTTTCAAGATGGAAGTGCTTGTAAGTGCTCGTGAACAGACCTATATTGATGATTTAATGATAATCCAAGAATACTGGTCCAAAATCGGCATTGATATGATAATAGATGTGAGGGAGCACGCTGTTTTCTCATCTATTTCTGCAGGTAAGACGCACAAAGATGCTGTATATAGTGGTGTTGGTGATGGCTCACTTTATAGCTGGGAAAGCTATCGACCAGGCGAGCCGAGTAATACGTATGTGCTTGACGACCCGGTAATTAATCAGGGTATTGACGAATTCGCCAGATATGTATTTCTGAACGACGACAAGGCTTATGAGATAGCGGCAGAGACCTATAATTACATTGCTAAGCAAGCTTATGTGGTCGATTTCCCGACAGCATATACCTATACTCTGTGGTGGCCCTGGTTAAAGAATTACCATGGTGAGTATGTG of the Dehalococcoidales bacterium genome contains:
- a CDS encoding ABC transporter substrate-binding protein produces the protein MRKKIGWLLMSGLVVSSLVMASCAPTTPTTPTTPTTPTTPTTPATPTTPAAPITPAPTAPAAPTTEAPKYGGVLNVAPIAGLGPIFDPIKHTSSPAGLLSLAQTNENLMEGDWTKGAAGSNENDWLTYTPILKHLQPNLAESWEVIDEETIIWHIRKGVHYGLNPNSEASRLANGRELDAEDVVFSVYSMYEAPKAPYLIRYSNPVERPVAITASDKYTVVVKVTRGYLPGIFQRMASSLLILPRDVYQQYGNMLDWRNSVGTGPYMLVDVVPDSTGTFIRNPNYWQTDPVGPGKDNQLPYPDGIKFFLIKDKSTRLAAFRTGKIDLIGEGTNTLLLEDVASLETSVRNLSKKNVPGSPYGVRFRMDRPEAPYFDIRVRQALNMAIDREAIVRDYYQGNGLPTDYPIQSFRIWISMGVDRPFEEWPEEYRERYVYNPEKAKQLLTEAGYSDGFKMEVLVSAREQTYIDDLMIIQEYWSKIGIDMIIDVREHAVFSSISAGKTHKDAVYSGVGDGSLYSWESYRPGEPSNTYVLDDPVINQGIDEFARYVFLNDDKAYEIAAETYNYIAKQAYVVDFPTAYTYTLWWPWLKNYHGEYVLGTSNNFGFTKYIWIDQDLKRSMGY